A window of Halovivax gelatinilyticus genomic DNA:
TCGTGCCGTTCATCGTCTGGGTCCACCGCTACAGCGACCTGCTCGGCCTCGAACCGGTCCCGATGATCGACGACCTCTACGACGACACCGTCGCCGCGCTCGACTTCGTCTTCCTCTTCGGCGGGACGGTGTGTCTCGTCGTTGCCGACCAGCTCGCACTCGCATCCCCGCTCTTTCCCGTCGGGACGACGGCGATCGCGATCGGCGCCGCCCTCTTCGTGGCGAACATGGGGCTGGTCGTTACCCGACACAGTCCGGACGGCGTCGGGACGATTCTCTTCGGTGAACGAGCGGTTCGCCGCGTGGATCGAACGGTAGAAGACTGACGACGAACCGCGGTGCCGGATTCCGACTCAGAACGGGACTTCACCACCCTCTGACGACGCGGGTGACCGAGGCTCGGAATCAGTGGCGGTATCTCCTCCGATACGCACCGACGCGTCGCCGGTCTCTTCGAACGCCTCCTCGAGCCGTTCGAGCTGGTCGTTGATCCAGTCGCTATCGTGGTGCATCGGATTCGCGCGAACCCGAACGAGGTCGTACTCGTGGCGGTCGGCGAGTCCGTTCCACGCGCGGAACGAGCCGATGGCGAGCGTGTGACACTGCGGGCAGAACGGGGTCGTCGGCGTGAACTCCGCGCGGAGGGCAGACGGATCGTCTCGCTCGACGGCGTACCGATACCCGGCGTCCGGGTGACGGGTGTCTAAGTTCAACCTGGCGAGGTTATAGTTGAACGTCATGTCGTAGACGCCCCTAGCTTCGAACAACTCGCGCGTCAACCGATGAAAGGCGACGTGGTCGTTCCCGCCGAGAACCTCGTGAGTCGACAGGAACGGCCCCGGTTCGGGAACGTGCTCGGCGACGAACGCGTCGTACGGATCGAACAACTCGGCCTCGTCGCCCCGCGCGAACGGATTGCGAAATCCCGCCATACGCGAACGGACGGTTCCCTGCCTGCTATACAGTCCGCCGAACACCTTCGTCCGTTCGGGTGCGTTCGTTACCGTGGTGCGATTCGACGGTGGGCGGCCAGTAAGTCCGTGGCGTGGTTTGACAGTGGGCGGACAATAGCCACCGAGACCGACGCGCGACTCAGTCGTGACTGATTTCGACGTGCCACTCGTCGGCGTCGACCCGCGTCGAGTCGTAGGAAAAGCCTCGCTGAGAGAGCACCTCGAACAGCGGCTTCGGCTCGAAGCTATTTATCAACAGGAACGTTTCGTCGGCCTCGAGCGCGTCGAGTTCGGTCATGATGGGCCCGAACGGTTCGCCGTCTACTTCGCGAACGTCGAGGGTCCGATCGGCATTCAATGCTGGCATCACCCGACCGTTCGAGAGCGATCGGAGTGACCGTTCTCCCGATCATATTCGCACCTCCCCCCACTTTCGACCGATAGCAGACGTCCGCCTCGCCGTTCACGTCCCGGGGATGTCCCGCTGGCTCCACAATCCGCAGTAGATGAACGACGTCCATCCGATCAGCAGTCCGGCAACGATAACCGCGAAGCTCCAGACCGAGGCGACGAAGAACAGGTGAATAACGATACCGACGGTAAGTAGCGCCAGGCTCGCCGTGAGCCCCGCGACACCGATACAGTCGTCAGGGGATGGGATGCCGAGGGTTTCGTACGGTTGCATGGGCGTATCGGCCACGAGGAACGGCTAATAGTATTTTTGCACTCCGGTGAACGGTTCGGTAAGAGAGATTCGAATCACCAGCTCGTTTGGTATCCGCCGGCGTGAGCGCCCACCGGCTGGTGGAACGAGCAACCCTGGTAGCTGGGAATCGGGTGCCGGCTATATCCCAACCACCGTAGAACGTCATTCTGGGCGCCACACCGCCCGCAGATCCACATCATCATGGCTCAACACGTCCTCATTCCGGTCGACGGATCGGCTCACGGCTTCGCCGGCCTCGAGTACGCCGTCGCGTCGTTTCCCGACGCCACGATCACGGCGGTCTGCGTCGTAAACCCGGCACGAGAACACGTCGTGGAACTCGACTCGCCGCTCTCGTCCCGCGAAGCGCTCGAAGAGCGAGCAGCGAACATCCTCGAGCGAGCCACCGAGCGCGCAGCGAACGCCGGAGGCGAGTGTCGGACGACGATCGAGACCGGCTCACCGCACACGGAGATCCTCCGCCTCGCCGTCGAAGAAGACGTCGACCACATCGTGATGGGAAGCCACGGCGAGTCGCCGATCACCCGCCCGTTTCTGGGCCGAGTCAGCGAGGCCGTCGTCCGGCGATCGCCCGTGTCGACGACGGTCGTCCCCGAGACGCCCGCCGAACTGAGCCGGCGCACCCTCCCCGGCAAGATCCTGCTCCCGATCGACGGCTCGGAACAGGCCGAGGCGGCCCTCGAATTCGCCGTAAAAACGTTCCCGGACGGCGACCACACCGCACTGCACGTCCTAGCGATGACGCTCGATCGGTCGCGGGACACTGTCCGAGGCACGTACCTCGAGGAGGTGCTCGCCGATCTCGAAAATCGCGGCGCGAAGATCCTCTCGTCCGCGACGTCGCTGGCCGACGAGTTCGGTGTGACGGTAGAGACGGACACCGCGCTCGGGAAACCCGCAGCCGAGATCGTCGCCTACGCGCAGACCCACGAATACGACCAGATCGTCATGGGCAGTCACGGCCGATCGATCCGCGAGTTAGGTATCACCGGGTCGATTGCCGAACGGGTCGTTCGTCGGTCGCCGGTGACCGTGACGCTCGTCGGCGGCCAACCCGACGAAGCGTGAACACCACACGACCCGACGGGCCCCGTATATCGCCAACGGTCGCCCGACGAACCTCGCTCACTCGAGTTCAGACACCGTAAGCAACGTTTCGACGGCGACGTCTGGCGAGACCGAGATCGAATCGATACCGGCCTCGACGAGGAACGCGACGTACTCCGGAATCGTCGACGGCGCATCGCCGCAGATGCCGACCGGGCGGTCGTGCTCGTGGGCCGTTTCGATCAGCGACTCGATCAACCGCAACACCGCGTCGTCGGACTCGTCGAACAGCGGCGCGAGGTGGTCAGAATTCCGGTCGATGCCCAGGACGAGCTGGGTGAGGTCGTTCGAGCCGATCGAAAAACCGTCGAACCGCTCGGCGAACCGATCCGCGAGCACGATGTTCGACGGCAATTCCGCCATCACGAAGACGTCCATCGACTCGGTCGACAGGCCGTACTCCGCCATGAGATCGAGCACTCGTTCGCCCTCTTCGACCGTGCGACAGAACGGAACCATCACGACGACGTTATCGAGGCCCACGTCGGCTCGCACCTGACGAAGGGCCTCACACTCCAGCCGGAACGCCTCGCGGAACTGCTCGTCGTAGTACCGGGAGGCCCCGCGCCAGCCGATCATCGGGTTGTCCTCTTCCGGTTCGTACTTCCAGCCCCCTTCGAGGTTGCGGTACTCGTCGGTCTTGAAGTCACTGAGCCGGAAGACGACGTCGTTCGGGTAGAACGCCGCGCCGATCTTCGCGATGCCCGTTCGCAACGCGTCGACGAACCGGTCTTGCTCGCCGCGCTCGATCAGCTCCAGCGGGTGGTAACCGACGTGAGAGGTCACGATGAACTCCTCGCGCGCCAGCCCGACGCCGTCGACGGGGAGGTTCGCGAGGGCGAACGCTCGGCCAGGGTCGCCGAGTATCAACATGACGTCGGTTTCGGTCTCCGGAAGTTCGTCGACGGCCTCTTCGATCACGTCGAACGCGAGTTCACCCTCGTACACGCGTCCGACGTCTGTCGAACAGTCGACGGTCACGGGTTCGCCGGTCCGCAGGTCCGTCGTTGCGGTCCCCGTTCGAACGATCGCGGGGATCCCGAGCTCGCGCGAGACGATGGCGGCGTGGGAGGTCTTTCCCCCTCGATCGGTGACGATCGCGCTCGCCTTCTTCATGACCGGAACCCAGTCCGGATCGGTCATCTCCGTGACCAGCACGTCGCCCTCCTCGACCTGCTCCATCTGTCGAAGGTCTTCGAGGACCCGCACGGACCCGGTCGCGATGGCGTTTCCGATCGCCACGCCCTCCAGCAGTTCGTCCGCGGATTCCGTGAGTCGATACGTTCGAAGAACGGTTTCCTCCGATGCGCCGTGGACGGTCTCGGGTCTGGCCTGGACGACGAACAGTCGATCGAGTTCGCCGTCTACGAGCCACTCGATGTCCTGCGGACGGTCGAAGTGTGCTTCGATCCGGGCGGCGTATTCGGTTAACTCGCGAATCCGGTCGTCGGAGAGCGCGTACGCGTCTCGGCGAGACT
This region includes:
- a CDS encoding DUF2249 domain-containing protein, whose translation is MPALNADRTLDVREVDGEPFGPIMTELDALEADETFLLINSFEPKPLFEVLSQRGFSYDSTRVDADEWHVEISHD
- a CDS encoding universal stress protein yields the protein MAQHVLIPVDGSAHGFAGLEYAVASFPDATITAVCVVNPAREHVVELDSPLSSREALEERAANILERATERAANAGGECRTTIETGSPHTEILRLAVEEDVDHIVMGSHGESPITRPFLGRVSEAVVRRSPVSTTVVPETPAELSRRTLPGKILLPIDGSEQAEAALEFAVKTFPDGDHTALHVLAMTLDRSRDTVRGTYLEEVLADLENRGAKILSSATSLADEFGVTVETDTALGKPAAEIVAYAQTHEYDQIVMGSHGRSIRELGITGSIAERVVRRSPVTVTLVGGQPDEA
- the ppsA gene encoding pyruvate, water dikinase, producing MTERTFIRWLEDLRGEDTNVVGGKSANLGELADLDVPVLPGFSTTADAYDYYVEQTGIQEAITSQLDGLDVDDVSDLRRRGERIRRTITDASMPPDLESQIVERYDELAARLGIDDPDVAVRSSATAEDLPTASFAGQQETYLNVSGETELIDSITNCFASLFTDRAIVYRENNDFDHFDVKLACAVQKMGRADLASSGVLFTIDPDTGFEEAVVIEAAYGFGEPIVKGTVDPDRYTVFKPTTGIVEKELGAKTQRMVRRNGGTKLEPVPESRRDAYALSDDRIRELTEYAARIEAHFDRPQDIEWLVDGELDRLFVVQARPETVHGASEETVLRTYRLTESADELLEGVAIGNAIATGSVRVLEDLRQMEQVEEGDVLVTEMTDPDWVPVMKKASAIVTDRGGKTSHAAIVSRELGIPAIVRTGTATTDLRTGEPVTVDCSTDVGRVYEGELAFDVIEEAVDELPETETDVMLILGDPGRAFALANLPVDGVGLAREEFIVTSHVGYHPLELIERGEQDRFVDALRTGIAKIGAAFYPNDVVFRLSDFKTDEYRNLEGGWKYEPEEDNPMIGWRGASRYYDEQFREAFRLECEALRQVRADVGLDNVVVMVPFCRTVEEGERVLDLMAEYGLSTESMDVFVMAELPSNIVLADRFAERFDGFSIGSNDLTQLVLGIDRNSDHLAPLFDESDDAVLRLIESLIETAHEHDRPVGICGDAPSTIPEYVAFLVEAGIDSISVSPDVAVETLLTVSELE